The following proteins come from a genomic window of Candidatus Methanoperedens sp.:
- the cyaB gene encoding class IV adenylate cyclase: protein MIEIEVKAPVEDPKQMERSIIELGATPIGIELQTDTYYNAPYRDFGKTDEALRIRVQDGKATLTYKGPKMDTVSKTRKEVQTEIQDLDGMGNILSSLGFSPVATVSKKRKNFRIGDFYISLDEVRNLGNYIEVEIVVKDPRNYQEKVESIFKFIAKLGIKKESTIRKSYLEMTVDLDKNICSHSVE, encoded by the coding sequence ATGATAGAGATAGAAGTAAAGGCACCTGTTGAAGATCCAAAACAAATGGAAAGATCAATAATCGAGCTGGGAGCTACGCCAATCGGGATAGAATTGCAGACAGATACATATTATAATGCGCCATACCGTGATTTCGGAAAAACGGATGAAGCTTTGAGGATAAGGGTACAGGACGGGAAGGCCACTTTAACATATAAGGGGCCTAAAATGGATACGGTCTCTAAAACAAGAAAAGAGGTGCAAACTGAAATACAGGACCTGGATGGCATGGGTAATATACTTTCATCGCTTGGTTTTTCCCCTGTTGCTACCGTATCGAAGAAACGAAAAAATTTCAGGATAGGGGATTTTTATATTTCCCTGGATGAAGTTCGAAACCTTGGAAATTATATAGAAGTTGAGATTGTGGTAAAAGATCCAAGGAATTACCAGGAAAAAGTTGAAAGCATTTTTAAATTCATCGCCAAATTAGGAATAAAGAAAGAGTCAACTATCCGCAAATCATATCTGGAAATGACCGTTGATCTGGATAAGAATATTTGTTCGCATTCAGTAGAATAG
- a CDS encoding minichromosome maintenance protein MCM: protein MVQSSIQVWEDFFKRYYWENILELAKNFPEKRSLTVQFPDIERFDMELARELLEHPDKVIKHANEALSSIDLPADVVFTDTHVRIIKIPERIQIRELRSENINKFIAVSGLIRKATEVRPKIVNAAFKCQKCGEITYMPQGEGKFVEPFECENDVCGRKGAFKLVHDQSEFIDAQKLRIQESPDDLRGGEQPQTLDVDVDDDLAGLVSPGDRVVISGVLRSYQRSNREGKSTFFDLLLDGNSIDIEDKEFEDIEISKEDIEEIITLGQDPEIYKKIIGSIAPSIYGYDEVKEAMALQLFSGMAKHLPDGARIRGDMHILLVGDPGVAKSQLLRYAVKLAPRGIYTSGKSSTSAGLTATAVKDEFGDGRWTLEAGALVLADMGLACVDELDKMEADDRSSMHEAMEQQTISIAKAGIMATLKSRCALLGAANPKFGRFDRYEPIAKQINMPPALLSRFDLIFILTDEPSVNRDTAIAEHILKAHYAGELSTRRKNIINSGISPDDITKAMEIIRPVLEAEKLRKYIAYTKRNIFPIIQDDARKHLIDFYLGLRKQGEAPDSPVPVTARQLEALIRLAEASARVRLSNVITTDDTSRIIRIVMASLKQVMTDPETGRLDADIVNVGMGKSQRDRIKVLREIIRDLQKEMGAAPMEEIISRTEESGIKKETVEDMIQKLKSAGEIIESSNERFRVV from the coding sequence ATGGTACAATCATCCATCCAGGTATGGGAAGACTTCTTCAAACGATATTACTGGGAGAACATCCTTGAATTAGCAAAGAATTTTCCGGAAAAACGAAGTCTAACTGTTCAATTTCCGGATATTGAACGATTCGATATGGAGCTTGCCCGGGAATTGCTTGAACACCCGGACAAAGTAATAAAGCATGCAAACGAGGCTCTCAGCAGTATTGATCTTCCTGCTGACGTTGTTTTTACAGACACGCATGTAAGGATCATTAAAATTCCTGAGCGTATCCAGATAAGGGAACTTCGAAGCGAAAATATCAATAAATTCATAGCAGTTTCAGGTCTTATAAGAAAAGCAACGGAAGTAAGACCAAAAATAGTCAATGCAGCTTTCAAATGCCAGAAATGCGGTGAAATAACATATATGCCCCAGGGTGAAGGAAAGTTCGTTGAGCCGTTTGAGTGCGAGAATGATGTATGCGGACGAAAAGGCGCTTTTAAGCTTGTCCATGACCAATCCGAATTCATTGATGCGCAAAAACTCAGGATACAGGAATCCCCTGATGACTTAAGAGGCGGCGAGCAGCCCCAGACTCTTGATGTGGATGTTGATGATGACCTTGCAGGCCTTGTCTCACCCGGTGACCGTGTTGTCATATCCGGGGTATTGCGATCATACCAGAGGAGCAACCGGGAGGGGAAAAGCACATTTTTTGACCTGTTGCTTGACGGGAATTCTATTGATATTGAAGACAAGGAATTTGAGGATATCGAGATATCAAAAGAGGATATCGAAGAAATCATAACTCTCGGGCAAGATCCGGAGATTTATAAAAAGATAATCGGTTCCATTGCACCTTCGATCTATGGTTATGATGAAGTAAAGGAAGCCATGGCGCTTCAGCTTTTTTCCGGCATGGCAAAGCACTTACCTGATGGCGCACGTATTCGCGGGGATATGCATATTCTTCTTGTGGGAGATCCCGGCGTGGCCAAATCCCAGCTATTGCGGTATGCTGTAAAACTTGCGCCTCGCGGCATCTACACCAGCGGTAAAAGCTCAACATCGGCTGGTCTTACTGCCACAGCCGTAAAGGACGAGTTCGGGGATGGCCGCTGGACGCTTGAAGCTGGAGCACTTGTGCTTGCTGATATGGGTCTGGCCTGTGTTGATGAGCTTGACAAGATGGAAGCGGATGACAGGAGTTCCATGCATGAAGCAATGGAACAGCAGACCATAAGTATAGCAAAAGCAGGGATCATGGCTACATTGAAATCGCGCTGCGCTCTTCTTGGTGCCGCTAACCCGAAATTCGGGAGGTTTGACAGGTACGAACCTATCGCAAAACAAATAAACATGCCCCCGGCTCTGCTTTCCCGTTTTGACCTGATCTTTATACTTACGGATGAGCCGTCGGTCAACAGGGATACTGCGATAGCGGAACATATCCTGAAAGCCCATTATGCAGGTGAACTTTCAACCAGGAGAAAAAACATAATAAATTCAGGGATAAGCCCGGATGATATTACGAAAGCCATGGAGATCATCAGGCCGGTGCTGGAAGCAGAGAAACTCAGGAAATATATTGCATATACGAAGAGGAATATCTTCCCCATTATCCAGGATGATGCAAGGAAACATTTGATCGACTTTTATCTTGGCCTGAGGAAACAGGGTGAGGCCCCGGATTCTCCGGTACCTGTTACAGCCCGCCAGCTTGAAGCCCTGATACGCCTGGCTGAAGCAAGTGCGCGCGTACGCCTGAGTAATGTCATAACCACAGATGACACAAGCCGGATCATCCGGATTGTGATGGCAAGCTTAAAACAGGTCATGACAGATCCGGAAACGGGAAGGCTTGATGCAGATATCGTTAATGTAGGGATGGGTAAAAGCCAGAGGGACAGGATCAAGGTACTCAGGGAAATAATCAGGGATCTCCAGAAAGAAATGGGTGCCGCACCAATGGAAGAGATTATATCAAGGACTGAAGAATCAGGTATAAAAAAAGAGACCGTTGAAGATATGATACAAAAGTTAAAGAGTGCTGGAGAGATAATTGAGTCTAGTAATGAAAGGTTCAGGGTTGTTTGA
- a CDS encoding DUF424 family protein — MKKYDTDGKLIVAVCDTEILGKKFKEGKLVLKIEENFYKGEEVCENEVKEALSCANIANITGERAIACAVECGCIDPDVVIFIDGIPHAQMVEI, encoded by the coding sequence ATGAAAAAATATGACACTGACGGCAAATTGATCGTGGCAGTCTGTGATACGGAAATTCTTGGGAAAAAATTCAAAGAAGGAAAACTTGTCCTTAAAATTGAAGAAAACTTCTATAAAGGTGAGGAAGTTTGCGAAAATGAAGTAAAGGAAGCACTTTCATGCGCAAATATCGCAAATATCACAGGTGAAAGAGCCATTGCATGTGCTGTAGAGTGCGGATGTATCGACCCTGATGTCGTTATCTTTATCGATGGGATACCCCACGCACAGATGGTAGAAATATGA
- a CDS encoding phosphoserine phosphatase, producing the protein MSEIENPAESQVETHIGSEVHPEVHPEDTSNLPVEQKPESKTHVEIPKVYPKLSERDLKEKINLLRQRIEQEERELKTIFRDISLHSQGGNELKAKRDGLNARVKELSPKAAELRKKRDETNAKIAELKAQRDQMRGKGKEFSERIEELKKSRDELNLTARGRFETLEKAYQEELNLFLTADIPLEHEINIFSRLNELNERLKATRKANEIHSVITLEYTKGKEIYTDMDALHAKVQTLAQESQKSHEEMIKIYNEIDTLRKEADSYHAQLNEKFKGIAPLRKKISALKAEIPKLRDELGVYLEQMKEYQLDRDQQKNVGKREQAREKFKKDGRLSLDEFRLLVENEDIKLKTTRP; encoded by the coding sequence TTGAGTGAGATCGAAAATCCGGCGGAATCGCAGGTTGAGACCCACATAGGTAGTGAAGTCCATCCTGAAGTCCATCCTGAAGATACATCAAATTTACCTGTTGAACAAAAGCCCGAATCCAAGACACATGTTGAAATTCCGAAAGTTTACCCGAAACTATCGGAACGTGACCTGAAAGAGAAGATCAATCTCCTGCGGCAGCGGATTGAGCAGGAGGAAAGGGAATTAAAAACGATATTCAGGGATATTTCCCTTCACAGCCAGGGCGGAAATGAACTCAAAGCCAAACGCGACGGCCTAAATGCAAGAGTCAAGGAACTGTCACCAAAAGCTGCTGAGCTTAGAAAAAAGAGGGATGAAACAAACGCAAAGATCGCGGAATTAAAAGCACAGCGAGACCAGATGAGGGGTAAGGGGAAAGAATTCAGTGAGAGAATAGAGGAACTTAAGAAATCGCGGGATGAATTGAACCTTACAGCCAGGGGAAGATTTGAAACCCTTGAAAAGGCTTATCAGGAAGAGCTTAATCTCTTTTTGACGGCAGACATTCCGCTTGAACATGAGATCAATATTTTCAGCCGTTTAAATGAGTTAAACGAAAGATTGAAAGCCACCCGGAAAGCCAATGAGATACATTCCGTAATCACACTCGAATATACTAAGGGAAAAGAGATCTACACGGATATGGATGCTTTGCATGCTAAGGTCCAGACGCTTGCCCAGGAATCCCAGAAGTCCCATGAGGAAATGATAAAGATTTACAATGAGATAGACACGCTGCGTAAGGAAGCTGACTCATATCATGCCCAATTGAATGAAAAATTCAAAGGCATCGCGCCTCTTCGAAAGAAAATAAGCGCACTGAAAGCGGAAATCCCAAAGCTTCGTGATGAACTTGGGGTTTATCTTGAGCAGATGAAAGAATACCAGCTTGATCGCGACCAGCAGAAAAATGTTGGGAAACGTGAGCAAGCCAGGGAGAAGTTCAAGAAAGACGGACGTTTGAGCCTTGATGAGTTCAGGCTGCTTGTTGAGAATGAGGATATCAAGCTTAAGACCACACGCCCGTAG
- a CDS encoding TIGR04013 family B12-binding domain/radical SAM domain-containing protein, with product MNKTNQINFRFFKKNMQSIAVLTPLVPGSGIIEKPCDGIMIYSFATQQAPSIFREVSQARTESIFIAGGPHPTARPEETLRFFDYVVIGEGEETLPELVDVIQNKGDISSVKGIAYKNETDNIVFSEKRSKVDLDKYPPFDPGIMHNTIEITRGCPYNCAYCSTPQLFGHNIRHRNIDIISKYSKFLRDIRFTSPNAFAYGSDGIHPRIDKIESLLRSMQPGRIFFGTFPSEVRPEFINDSILEIVSKYCQNTTISMGGQSGSQRILESIKRKHNVEDIIIGAEKCLEHGFTPIVDFIFGLPGETESDQLETLKLIKWLTGKGGNVHSHYFMPLPGTEFENSTPAPLSREVKKVMGEMALKRKTTGVWS from the coding sequence ATGAACAAAACCAATCAAATTAATTTCAGGTTCTTCAAGAAGAACATGCAAAGCATAGCCGTCCTGACGCCTCTTGTCCCGGGATCGGGTATAATAGAAAAACCCTGTGACGGCATAATGATCTACAGCTTTGCAACGCAGCAGGCACCATCGATATTCAGGGAAGTGTCACAGGCACGAACAGAATCAATATTCATAGCCGGGGGACCACACCCTACTGCCCGGCCGGAAGAAACGCTTCGGTTTTTTGACTATGTGGTAATAGGCGAAGGTGAAGAAACATTGCCTGAATTGGTCGATGTAATCCAGAATAAAGGAGATATTTCATCGGTTAAAGGAATAGCTTATAAAAATGAGACTGATAATATCGTTTTCAGCGAAAAGAGAAGCAAGGTTGATTTAGATAAATATCCGCCTTTTGATCCCGGGATCATGCACAATACAATTGAGATCACCCGCGGGTGCCCATACAATTGCGCTTACTGCTCTACCCCGCAATTATTCGGCCACAATATAAGACACAGGAACATTGATATTATCTCAAAATATTCAAAGTTCCTCAGGGATATCAGGTTCACATCCCCGAATGCCTTTGCTTACGGTTCAGATGGCATCCATCCGCGCATTGATAAAATTGAATCGCTTCTTCGTTCAATGCAACCAGGAAGGATTTTTTTCGGGACATTTCCTTCAGAGGTAAGGCCGGAATTCATAAATGACAGTATCCTTGAAATTGTGTCGAAATATTGCCAGAATACCACTATCAGCATGGGAGGGCAATCAGGTAGCCAGAGGATACTTGAAAGCATAAAGCGAAAACATAATGTGGAAGATATTATTATTGGTGCTGAGAAATGCCTGGAACATGGTTTTACTCCTATCGTTGATTTCATATTCGGGCTTCCTGGTGAAACTGAATCTGACCAGCTTGAAACTCTCAAATTGATAAAATGGCTGACAGGAAAAGGAGGAAATGTGCATTCCCATTATTTCATGCCGCTTCCAGGCACAGAGTTTGAAAATTCAACGCCTGCTCCGTTATCAAGAGAAGTGAAAAAGGTAATGGGGGAGATGGCGCTAAAAAGAAAAACTACGGGCGTGTGGTCTTAA
- the hypB gene encoding hydrogenase nickel incorporation protein HypB encodes MHTTEDISINYDVLEANKKLARNNQNKLEKLGITAFNIMGAIGSGKTLLIEKTIQRLGDSYRIGAIAGDVVARLDASRFEKLGIPVVGLNTGKECHLDAHLVEHGLTQLPLDKLDILFIENVGNLICPADFELGEHKRIVIVSVSEGDDIVEKHPLIFSTADLIIINKIDIAEAVNADADKMVKDARLINPRIDVQKMSLKTGEGFDKWIGFIEECIAK; translated from the coding sequence ATGCATACTACTGAAGATATATCGATCAACTACGATGTTCTTGAAGCAAATAAAAAACTTGCTCGAAACAACCAGAATAAACTTGAAAAACTCGGGATTACAGCATTTAATATCATGGGCGCAATAGGCTCAGGGAAAACATTACTGATCGAAAAGACAATTCAAAGGCTGGGTGATAGCTACAGGATCGGCGCCATTGCAGGGGATGTGGTAGCACGTCTTGATGCGTCCCGGTTTGAAAAGCTTGGCATACCCGTTGTAGGATTGAACACCGGAAAGGAATGTCACCTGGATGCCCACCTTGTTGAACACGGACTTACGCAGCTTCCTCTTGATAAACTGGATATATTATTCATAGAAAATGTGGGAAACCTCATCTGTCCCGCGGATTTTGAACTTGGGGAACATAAACGGATCGTGATCGTAAGCGTCAGTGAAGGCGATGATATTGTTGAGAAACATCCCCTGATATTTAGCACGGCTGACCTTATTATCATAAATAAGATCGACATTGCAGAAGCTGTAAATGCAGATGCGGATAAAATGGTAAAAGATGCCCGTCTCATCAATCCGCGCATTGATGTCCAGAAGATGAGTCTTAAAACCGGGGAAGGATTCGATAAATGGATAGGATTCATAGAGGAATGTATCGCAAAATAG
- the hypA gene encoding hydrogenase maturation nickel metallochaperone HypA, translating into MHEISIAGAIIDSVLDAARKNNATIVKEVFLEIGELTALNPDQLKFIFETITKGTIAQGAIYNIRVIKPVINCTKCSYNGPIEFFEKMHFFLPVIKCPRCDGMDVDIVDGRECCIKKINIS; encoded by the coding sequence ATGCATGAAATATCTATAGCAGGAGCAATAATTGATTCGGTGCTTGATGCTGCAAGAAAAAATAATGCCACAATCGTTAAAGAGGTTTTTCTTGAGATCGGGGAGCTTACAGCGCTAAATCCGGACCAGTTGAAGTTCATCTTTGAAACAATTACTAAAGGAACTATTGCACAGGGCGCGATATATAATATCAGGGTCATTAAACCCGTGATAAACTGTACGAAATGTTCCTATAACGGTCCGATAGAATTCTTTGAAAAAATGCATTTTTTCCTGCCAGTAATAAAATGCCCACGATGTGATGGAATGGATGTGGACATTGTGGACGGACGGGAATGCTGTATCAAGAAAATAAATATATCTTGA
- a CDS encoding phosphoadenylyl-sulfate reductase, whose translation MSEQLNIEKLAKDYENKSPQEILELALNNFKNIAISFSGAEDVVLVDMAKKISNGFRVFSLDTGRLHPETYQFIEEVRNTYNIPIEIFFANRDATEKLVKEKGLFSFYKDGHKECCDARKVDPLKRALNTVDAWITGQRKDQSPGTRANVPVIQKDPTFGTGNLIKFNPLANWTSKQVWDYIRENNVPYNKLHEKGFVSIGCEPCTKPVLPGQHEREGRWWWEDATKKECGLHAGNVKK comes from the coding sequence ATGTCAGAACAACTTAACATTGAAAAATTGGCAAAAGATTATGAAAATAAGTCGCCTCAGGAAATCCTTGAGTTAGCACTTAATAATTTCAAGAATATCGCAATATCGTTCAGCGGGGCTGAAGATGTCGTACTGGTCGACATGGCAAAAAAGATCAGTAATGGTTTCAGGGTCTTTTCTCTTGATACAGGGCGCCTTCATCCTGAAACATACCAGTTCATCGAAGAGGTCAGGAATACATATAATATCCCTATTGAAATATTTTTCGCAAACCGCGATGCAACTGAAAAGCTGGTGAAAGAAAAAGGATTGTTTTCATTTTATAAGGATGGTCATAAGGAATGCTGCGATGCACGTAAGGTTGACCCGTTAAAGCGCGCCCTGAATACTGTGGATGCCTGGATAACAGGACAGCGAAAAGACCAGAGCCCTGGAACAAGGGCAAATGTTCCTGTCATACAGAAAGATCCTACATTCGGGACGGGAAACCTGATTAAGTTTAATCCTCTTGCCAACTGGACTTCAAAGCAGGTCTGGGATTATATACGGGAAAACAATGTTCCTTATAATAAGTTGCATGAAAAAGGGTTTGTCAGCATCGGATGCGAACCCTGCACGAAACCTGTGCTTCCGGGCCAGCATGAGCGCGAAGGGCGCTGGTGGTGGGAAGATGCAACGAAGAAGGAATGCGGGCTGCATGCGGGGAATGTGAAGAAATAA
- a CDS encoding 4Fe-4S dicluster domain-containing protein, with amino-acid sequence MTLEKLDISILKKSGYMKQKQKDLFVVRLRMPCGNVTSDQLSGISRLARKYGTGYIHITTRQGMQIPNVNIHDLDAITKELEDNGTPPGSCGPRVRNIISCPGNLECNYGIIDTYGLAGILDKEFFGEDMPVKIKFAVTGCPNACAKPQENDLGVMGILKPIIDSDACSGCGTCTFMCPEKAIILEDDKATIIWDKCNLCGACVGACPSDLITEEWKGYKLFVGGKIGKHPKLGRELTDAKSAEEAVAIFRRIIDWSKKNTNIGERFGDCIERVGFEKFKEQIVG; translated from the coding sequence ATGACCCTAGAAAAACTTGACATATCGATCCTTAAAAAATCCGGTTATATGAAACAGAAGCAGAAAGACCTTTTCGTGGTCAGGCTTCGGATGCCCTGCGGCAATGTCACTTCAGACCAGCTATCAGGGATAAGCCGTCTTGCCCGGAAATACGGCACCGGATACATACATATCACAACCCGCCAGGGGATGCAGATCCCGAATGTGAATATACACGACCTGGATGCTATAACAAAAGAGCTCGAAGACAACGGGACGCCGCCAGGCTCCTGCGGCCCGCGGGTGCGTAATATAATTTCATGCCCCGGGAATCTCGAATGCAATTACGGCATTATAGATACCTACGGCCTGGCAGGAATACTCGACAAGGAATTCTTTGGCGAGGATATGCCTGTTAAGATAAAATTTGCTGTAACAGGATGCCCGAACGCCTGTGCCAAGCCGCAGGAGAACGACCTCGGAGTGATGGGCATACTCAAACCCATTATCGACAGCGATGCCTGTTCAGGATGCGGGACATGCACTTTCATGTGCCCTGAAAAGGCTATAATTCTGGAAGATGATAAGGCCACAATCATCTGGGACAAGTGCAACCTGTGCGGAGCATGTGTCGGAGCCTGCCCTTCAGATCTTATAACTGAAGAGTGGAAAGGCTATAAGCTCTTTGTGGGCGGGAAAATAGGAAAACATCCCAAACTCGGAAGAGAATTGACCGACGCAAAATCCGCCGAAGAGGCAGTCGCCATATTCAGGAGAATTATTGATTGGTCAAAGAAGAATACCAATATCGGCGAGAGGTTTGGAGATTGCATAGAACGTGTGGGATTTGAGAAGTTCAAAGAACAGATCGTGGGGTAG
- the argH gene encoding argininosuccinate lyase has translation MNILRRGRLEVTPDEDIMRFTSSMEADKRIFDADIQVDKAHVVMLKEQDIIKESECRAILSGLDKIKKDGISALDTSYEDVHIALEARLIEMVGEDTGGRMHSGRSRNDEVATCIRLTLRAELLFLMEEAQDLVGTLIKTAGKHHETLMPGYTHTQHAQPTTLAHNLLAHANAILRDIERIKGAFRHTNQNPLGAAAFASTGFPINRKRTTELLGFDSAIENSMDAVSTRDFIIESISCFSNMMTNLGRMAEELILWSSSEFGFIELDDSYSSTSSIMPQKKNPDIAELMRAKTGTVNGALVSVLTICKALPYSYNRDLQEATPHLWRALDTVRASVRMARGMIGTMSVKKNAMITATNTGFMTATELADVIVRTTGIPFRTAHHIVGSIAKTGSVPALSILDELSSEIIHEKLSDRGLTGKAIREALDPVDNVRKRKVMGGPSPLETKRQIAVIKKKIVTIEKDIGLLHKKINEASDKLTKACKKCT, from the coding sequence ATGAATATATTAAGACGAGGGCGGCTTGAGGTTACACCGGACGAAGATATTATGCGATTCACTTCATCAATGGAAGCTGACAAGCGCATATTCGATGCTGATATCCAGGTTGATAAGGCTCATGTGGTCATGCTGAAAGAACAGGATATAATAAAAGAGAGCGAATGCCGTGCAATTCTTTCGGGTCTTGACAAAATAAAAAAGGATGGCATATCAGCCCTTGATACCTCCTATGAGGACGTACATATCGCTCTTGAAGCGCGCCTCATTGAAATGGTGGGTGAAGATACAGGCGGAAGGATGCATTCGGGACGGTCGCGTAATGACGAAGTTGCGACATGCATACGCCTTACGCTGCGGGCGGAGCTTTTATTTCTTATGGAGGAAGCACAGGATCTTGTTGGAACGCTCATCAAGACAGCAGGAAAACATCATGAGACCTTAATGCCCGGATACACTCATACCCAGCATGCACAACCCACTACCCTTGCTCACAATCTTCTTGCTCATGCAAATGCAATACTTCGTGATATTGAACGGATAAAAGGAGCTTTCAGGCACACCAACCAGAATCCCCTGGGAGCTGCCGCGTTTGCTTCCACAGGTTTTCCGATAAACAGGAAAAGGACAACTGAACTTCTCGGTTTTGATTCGGCAATCGAAAATTCCATGGATGCAGTCAGCACGCGCGATTTCATCATCGAAAGCATAAGCTGTTTTTCAAACATGATGACAAATCTGGGCAGAATGGCAGAAGAACTGATACTCTGGAGTTCATCGGAATTCGGATTTATTGAACTTGACGACAGTTATTCATCAACGTCCTCGATCATGCCGCAAAAGAAAAACCCCGATATTGCCGAACTCATGCGCGCAAAAACCGGGACTGTTAACGGCGCACTTGTGTCTGTACTGACGATATGCAAAGCCCTTCCTTACAGCTACAATCGCGACCTTCAGGAAGCAACACCGCACCTGTGGCGCGCCCTTGATACGGTGCGGGCTTCGGTACGAATGGCCCGGGGTATGATCGGGACAATGAGTGTCAAGAAAAATGCCATGATAACAGCAACAAATACAGGTTTTATGACAGCTACAGAGCTTGCTGATGTCATTGTCAGGACTACGGGTATTCCTTTTCGGACCGCACACCATATTGTCGGCTCAATTGCAAAAACAGGTTCGGTTCCAGCTCTTTCAATACTTGATGAACTCTCATCAGAAATAATACATGAGAAATTAAGCGATAGGGGCCTAACAGGAAAAGCTATCAGGGAGGCTCTTGACCCTGTGGATAATGTCAGGAAACGTAAAGTAATGGGGGGTCCTTCGCCTCTTGAAACAAAAAGACAGATTGCTGTTATTAAGAAAAAGATAGTGACAATCGAAAAAGATATTGGATTACTTCATAAAAAAATAAACGAAGCATCGGATAAACTCACAAAAGCCTGCAAAAAATGCACATGA
- a CDS encoding magnesium transporter CorA gives MNEEKSAQITINSIPDEKREHGSIPLSPLPLSDSKQAFCVALPISGGRPIKVMGNNPHDFISFLKDSSVAWLNFPVKDIKKDAEIIAMSLGFSSSLAPTILSNYLSAYEDRDTEMGLMLPAVAVKKFDVLISPILFLIRKDLIVTIHEDNVTRLVRLSRYADAFMRKIKPNLVLEDKLTIILTRLIDENINRNFDHLRQIESQGDELSKILMDPMSPRGMIAPEIHNMKHALISYMDTLWATLDVVNSLRHGDAELISDSPKLLARVGILSDDVNRHIALSEHMSDVLASGLEVLQSIYNNQLQILNNRLALVMTWLTILGTAVLVPNTIATVLGNAAFDMGPGDRGWYVILIIFSTIIATWAAYWWISKKGLMPKVVE, from the coding sequence ATGAACGAGGAAAAATCTGCACAGATTACTATTAATTCAATACCGGATGAAAAAAGAGAGCATGGCAGCATCCCACTGTCTCCGCTGCCTCTTTCTGACAGCAAGCAAGCTTTCTGCGTCGCATTGCCAATATCGGGCGGAAGACCCATAAAAGTAATGGGGAATAATCCGCATGATTTCATTTCATTCCTGAAAGATTCTTCAGTAGCATGGTTAAATTTTCCAGTAAAAGACATCAAAAAGGATGCAGAAATTATTGCAATGTCCCTGGGATTCAGTTCATCACTTGCGCCTACAATCCTGTCCAATTATCTTTCTGCCTATGAAGACAGGGATACGGAAATGGGATTGATGCTTCCTGCCGTTGCAGTAAAGAAATTTGATGTTCTTATAAGCCCGATACTTTTCCTCATAAGAAAAGACCTGATCGTAACAATTCATGAAGATAACGTGACACGTCTTGTGCGTCTTTCCCGCTATGCTGACGCATTTATGAGAAAAATAAAGCCAAATCTGGTACTTGAAGACAAATTGACAATAATCCTGACAAGGCTCATAGATGAAAACATTAACAGGAATTTTGACCATTTAAGACAGATTGAATCCCAGGGGGATGAATTGAGCAAGATCCTGATGGATCCTATGAGCCCGCGAGGAATGATCGCTCCTGAGATCCATAACATGAAACATGCCCTTATAAGTTATATGGATACTCTCTGGGCCACCCTTGATGTAGTGAACTCACTCAGGCACGGTGATGCCGAATTGATAAGCGACAGCCCGAAATTGCTTGCAAGAGTTGGTATTCTTTCAGATGACGTGAACAGGCATATTGCCCTGAGCGAACACATGTCCGATGTGCTTGCTTCAGGACTGGAAGTGCTTCAGAGTATATACAACAACCAGCTTCAGATATTAAATAACAGGCTGGCTCTTGTCATGACATGGTTGACCATATTAGGTACGGCAGTTCTGGTTCCAAATACTATTGCCACCGTACTGGGAAATGCGGCTTTCGATATGGGGCCCGGGGACCGGGGCTGGTATGTGATACTTATTATTTTCTCTACAATAATCGCAACTTGGGCAGCATACTGGTGGATTAGTAAAAAAGGATTAATGCCAAAAGTAGTGGAATGA